Proteins encoded by one window of Candidatus Stoquefichus sp. SB1:
- a CDS encoding DUF378 domain-containing protein, with protein MNVIQKIALVFTIIGAINWGLIGLFNFNLVESIFGTSLLSAIIYMIVGIAGIINIMLLFTDLDTK; from the coding sequence ATGAACGTTATACAAAAGATTGCTTTAGTCTTTACAATCATTGGTGCCATTAATTGGGGTTTGATTGGTTTATTCAATTTTAACCTCGTAGAAAGTATTTTTGGGACTTCATTGTTAAGTGCTATTATCTATATGATTGTTGGTATCGCTGGAATCATTAACATTATGTTACTGTTTACAGACTTAGATACAAAATAA
- a CDS encoding HAD family hydrolase — protein MTQKVALFDFDNTVAKGNSITRLLKYDLAKHPWHFFYFLKVAFYYCLYLLHLSSFEKAKSAILFPLNYMSDEELSDFYNQVIVPTYYQNVVAEMYKKKEEGYLVILCTASVEAYMQYNQLPIDCLLATQTQPDSCQVIGKNCKDHEKINRIQCYLKSLNMEIDYDHSYGYSDSDSDIPMLSLVKHKKRVLLKTGEMVDFIPKK, from the coding sequence ATGACACAAAAGGTTGCACTCTTTGATTTTGATAATACGGTTGCTAAAGGAAATTCCATAACACGTTTATTAAAATATGATCTCGCTAAACATCCATGGCATTTTTTCTACTTTTTGAAGGTCGCATTCTATTACTGTCTTTATTTATTACATCTTTCTTCATTTGAAAAAGCGAAATCAGCGATTTTGTTTCCACTTAATTATATGAGTGATGAAGAACTTTCTGATTTTTATAATCAAGTAATTGTGCCTACATATTATCAAAATGTAGTTGCAGAAATGTATAAAAAGAAAGAGGAAGGCTACCTTGTAATTTTGTGTACTGCATCAGTGGAAGCATATATGCAATACAATCAATTACCTATTGATTGTCTGCTTGCGACACAAACCCAACCTGATTCTTGTCAGGTTATTGGAAAAAATTGCAAAGATCATGAAAAAATTAATCGTATTCAATGTTATTTAAAATCTTTAAATATGGAAATAGATTATGATCATTCTTATGGATATTCAGATTCAGATTCTGATATTCCTATGTTGTCACTTGTGAAACATAAAAAAAGAGTCTTATTAAAGACTGGAGAAATGGTTGATTTTATTCCAAAAAAATAA
- a CDS encoding LolA family protein → MNKKYIAIVVSVVVVLIGGFCFFKFKSSSLDKLMKEANAYKSYQLVCNMEMLENDELKSYQVTSTYGKIDDKDYYKVELYDKSLNQAQVIVRNDDGVFVLTPSLNQAFQFKSEWPNNSPKPYIYQSLLSFLKDHKPEKVKDGYVVNGDMTYENDERVKTQEVKFDKELKPVYVTVYDQDGTEVIKLTVTSFKANEDIKKDAFVQDNIMKETKNQYTTTSALPLYPVALMGSTLENEKVSKIDNTTNHILKFTGDKSFTIIESASTTNDKVNVQTINSDMIDLIDGVAFHDDNQMTYVSSGVVCSLYSNDLTKEEMIAVLSSMQSSQVK, encoded by the coding sequence ATGAATAAGAAATATATTGCAATTGTTGTAAGTGTCGTGGTTGTGTTGATTGGAGGATTTTGTTTTTTTAAATTTAAATCATCGTCACTAGACAAGTTGATGAAAGAAGCTAATGCATATAAAAGCTATCAACTCGTCTGTAACATGGAAATGTTAGAAAATGATGAATTGAAATCTTATCAAGTGACATCAACTTATGGGAAAATTGATGATAAAGATTATTATAAAGTTGAACTCTATGATAAATCTTTAAATCAAGCACAGGTGATTGTTAGAAATGATGATGGAGTTTTTGTTTTAACACCATCTTTAAATCAGGCATTTCAATTTAAAAGTGAGTGGCCAAATAACTCTCCAAAGCCATACATCTATCAATCATTATTATCATTTTTAAAAGATCATAAACCTGAAAAAGTAAAAGATGGCTATGTTGTCAATGGGGATATGACTTATGAAAATGATGAGCGTGTTAAAACTCAGGAAGTGAAATTTGATAAAGAATTAAAGCCAGTTTATGTAACTGTATATGATCAAGATGGAACTGAAGTTATTAAATTAACGGTGACATCTTTTAAAGCAAATGAAGATATTAAAAAAGATGCATTTGTTCAAGACAATATTATGAAGGAAACTAAAAATCAATATACGACAACATCTGCTTTACCACTATATCCAGTTGCTTTAATGGGATCTACATTAGAGAATGAAAAAGTATCAAAAATTGATAATACAACAAATCATATTTTAAAATTTACGGGCGATAAATCATTTACAATTATTGAAAGTGCTTCAACAACAAATGATAAAGTGAATGTACAAACCATAAACAGTGATATGATAGATTTAATTGATGGTGTTGCTTTTCATGATGATAATCAAATGACATATGTTTCTTCTGGTGTTGTTTGTTCACTCTATTCTAACGATTTAACAA